The following are encoded in a window of Mycobacterium sp. ELW1 genomic DNA:
- a CDS encoding serine/threonine-protein kinase translates to MDPVSIGGYVVESVLGTGATGTVYLANDAGRLVALKVSTSGVPPALVHPNIVPVYDHGTTPDGKHWLAMLYVAGRDADSELRTGHMSPGRAVHIIADVARGLDFAHAQGVVHGDVKPSNFLLADDDRALLTDFGAAPFAADGMVLASAAYASPEMLRGNEIDGRADVYSLGCSLFRLLTGKPPFFDAGSKDEVVQAHLHREPPRATAFAPWLPSAIDDVVAMAMAKDPRDRYQSAGELAAAADAALRVKD, encoded by the coding sequence GTGGACCCCGTTAGTATCGGCGGCTACGTCGTCGAATCCGTGCTCGGCACGGGGGCAACGGGCACGGTGTACCTGGCGAACGACGCCGGTCGGCTTGTCGCGCTGAAGGTGTCCACGTCCGGTGTACCCCCGGCTCTTGTTCATCCCAATATCGTGCCGGTGTACGACCACGGCACGACGCCGGATGGAAAGCACTGGTTGGCAATGCTCTACGTGGCCGGCAGGGACGCGGACAGCGAACTGCGGACTGGGCACATGTCACCAGGGCGGGCGGTGCACATCATCGCCGACGTCGCTCGCGGGCTGGACTTCGCGCATGCGCAGGGCGTGGTACACGGTGACGTGAAACCGTCGAATTTCCTTCTGGCCGATGATGACCGTGCGCTGCTGACCGACTTCGGGGCGGCGCCGTTCGCGGCGGACGGAATGGTGCTGGCGTCGGCTGCCTACGCGTCGCCGGAGATGTTGCGGGGCAACGAGATCGACGGACGCGCCGATGTGTATTCGCTGGGCTGCTCGCTGTTTCGGCTGCTGACCGGAAAGCCACCGTTCTTCGATGCGGGCTCGAAAGACGAGGTGGTACAGGCCCACCTTCACCGAGAGCCGCCACGAGCCACCGCGTTCGCACCGTGGCTGCCTTCGGCGATCGACGACGTCGTCGCCATGGCGATGGCCAAGGATCCGCGCGACCGGTACCAGAGCGCCGGCGAGCTGGCGGCTGCCGCCGACGCCGCGCTACGCGTCAAAGACTGA
- a CDS encoding DUF2710 family protein produces the protein MAGSGSGRELSDRDLVDAVLKELSEAAERWEALVAQAETITYSVDLGDIHAVANSDGKLVELTLHPAVVTDYTHGELSERLNLAFAALREEAESDNQARYGGGLR, from the coding sequence GTGGCGGGATCGGGCAGCGGTCGCGAGCTTAGCGACAGAGATCTCGTCGACGCGGTATTGAAGGAGCTGAGCGAGGCTGCCGAGCGGTGGGAGGCGCTCGTCGCGCAGGCCGAGACCATCACCTACAGCGTCGACCTGGGGGACATACACGCGGTGGCCAACTCCGACGGCAAACTGGTCGAACTGACTTTGCATCCGGCTGTCGTGACCGATTACACCCACGGTGAGCTCAGTGAGCGGCTGAACCTCGCCTTCGCCGCACTGCGCGAAGAAGCCGAATCCGACAATCAAGCACGGTACGGAGGTGGATTGCGGTGA
- a CDS encoding DUF5631 domain-containing protein, producing the protein MAIFGRNTARQRLKRATRQALSAPTFDAPPDATPWVIGGLWPAELETVTPATAAVAAHLKNDLQRIADSANERLCALRHADVPDFARRAEEVRIIETARSYAVQRVESTIRQLRSAEDDFDTDPAMPKITPEQVREEDVAPSPVVEPVEIAPAPEPEPPATPEPPPAPVPGDRQLESVLEFVARQEPGLRWAAGERADGTTVLVTDLAHGWIPSGIAVPAGVGLLPPARRRGRVGELLGDVVRSAVYHPGDPFGAGRTDAATSLEARELPRVDDLGWKLVEATHWRDGLPRMVHTLAKAGAARTGVLDAEVDVLRVHSDTARYQLMAQYPDVDAALLSNCLLLAATEAIALGDEVSANYHFAWFEALSAPPASQWGTAP; encoded by the coding sequence GCGGCAAGCGCTCTCCGCGCCGACCTTTGACGCGCCGCCGGACGCCACGCCGTGGGTGATCGGGGGGCTGTGGCCCGCGGAGCTGGAGACGGTCACGCCCGCGACCGCCGCCGTCGCCGCCCACCTGAAGAACGACCTGCAGCGCATCGCGGACTCGGCGAACGAGCGGTTGTGCGCGCTGCGTCACGCCGATGTCCCTGATTTCGCGCGGCGGGCCGAGGAAGTCCGGATCATCGAGACGGCCAGGTCCTATGCGGTGCAGCGCGTCGAGTCGACGATTCGGCAATTGCGTTCTGCCGAAGATGATTTCGATACCGATCCGGCGATGCCGAAGATCACACCGGAGCAGGTGCGCGAGGAGGACGTGGCCCCGTCGCCTGTGGTCGAACCCGTCGAGATCGCCCCCGCTCCCGAACCTGAACCGCCGGCCACGCCTGAACCGCCCCCTGCGCCGGTACCCGGTGATCGTCAGCTGGAATCGGTGCTCGAGTTCGTCGCCCGCCAGGAGCCGGGGTTGCGCTGGGCGGCCGGGGAGCGCGCGGACGGCACCACTGTGCTGGTGACCGATCTCGCGCACGGCTGGATCCCATCGGGCATTGCAGTGCCCGCCGGTGTCGGCCTGCTGCCGCCGGCCAGGCGCCGCGGACGGGTCGGCGAACTCCTCGGTGACGTCGTCCGATCCGCGGTCTATCACCCCGGTGACCCGTTCGGTGCCGGGCGCACCGATGCGGCGACCTCGCTCGAAGCCCGCGAACTGCCGCGCGTCGACGACCTCGGCTGGAAGCTGGTCGAGGCCACCCACTGGCGGGACGGCTTGCCCCGGATGGTGCACACCCTGGCGAAGGCCGGCGCGGCCCGCACCGGCGTGCTCGACGCCGAGGTCGACGTCCTGCGAGTGCATTCCGACACCGCGCGCTATCAACTGATGGCCCAGTATCCCGACGTCGACGCCGCCCTGCTGAGCAACTGCCTGTTGTTGGCTGCGACCGAAGCGATCGCCCTCGGCGACGAGGTCTCCGCCAACTATCACTTCGCCTGGTTCGAGGCGCTCAGCGCCCCACCCGCCAGCCAATGGGGCACCGCGCCATAA